A single genomic interval of Tursiops truncatus isolate mTurTru1 chromosome 1, mTurTru1.mat.Y, whole genome shotgun sequence harbors:
- the ZBTB17 gene encoding zinc finger and BTB domain-containing protein 17 isoform X1: MAAMDFPQHSQHVLEQLNQQRQLGLLCDCTFVVDGVDFKAHKAVLAACSEYFKMLFVDQKDVVHLDISNAAGTPLGPGPSLWRAPCHVRPSFEQHLPAVGCARPPTQDSAMSLGQVLEFMYTAKLSLSSENVDDVLAVASFLQMQDIITACHALKSLAEPAASPGESMESSALEVGDKRAKEEKTAATTLSELDLARSSPPAGLGREPKEERGGQAESAASGAEQTEKADAPREPVELKPDPTSGMAAAEAEAALSESSEQEMEVEPARKGEEREEEGAVPAVVKEEGPPLEKGEAPEESEESASTDSGQELGAEARGLRSGTYGDRTESKAYGSVIHKCEDCGKEFTHTGNFKRHIRIHTGEKPFSCRECSKAFSDPAACKAHEKTHSPLKPYGCEECGKSYRLISLLNLHKKRHSGEARYRCEDCGKLFTTSGNLKRHQLVHSGEKPYQCDYCGRSFSDPTSKMRHLETHDTDKEHKCPHCDKKFNQVGNLKAHLKIHIADGPLKCRECGKQFTTSGNLKRHLRIHSGEKPYVCVHCQRQFADPGALQRHVRIHTGEKPCQCVMCGKAFTQASSLIAHVRQHTGEKPYVCERCGKRFVQSSQLANHIRHHDNIRPHKCSVCSKAFVNVGDLSKHIIIHTGEKPYLCDKCGRGFNRVDNLRSHVKTVHQGKAGIKILEPEEGGEVSVVTVDDMVTLATEALAATAVTQLTVVPVGAAVTADETEVLKAEISKAVKQVQEEDPNTHILYACDSCGDKFLDANSLAQHVRIHTAQALVMFQTDADFYQQYGPGSTWPAGQVLQAGELVFRPRDGADGQPALAETPPTAPECPPSAE; encoded by the exons CCATGGATTTTCCCCAGCACAGCCAGCATGTCTTGGAGCAGCTGAACCAGCAGCGGCAACTGGGGCTTTTGTGTGACTGCACTTTTGTGGTGGATGGTGTTGACTTTAAGGCTCATAAAGCAGTGCTGGCGGCCTGCAGCGAGTACTTCAAGATGCTCTTCGTGGACCAGAAGGATGTGGTGCACCTGGACATCAGTAACGCGGCAGGTACCCCACTGGGTCCAGGGCCGAGCTTGTGGCGGGCCCCGTGCCACGTGAGGCCCTCCTTTGAGCAGCACCTTCCAGCTGTGGGGTGCGCCAGACCTCCCACACAAGACTCGGCCATGA GCCTGGGGCAGGTGCTGGAGTTTATGTACACGGCCaagctgagcctgagctctgagAACGTGGACGATGTGCTGGCTGTGGCCAGCTTCCTGCAGATGCAGGACATCATCACGGCCTGCCATGCCCTCAAGTCACTGGCTGAGCCGGCTGCCAGCCCTGGGGAGAGTATGGAGTCCTCGGCCTTGGAAG TGGGGGACAAGAGGGCCAAAGAAGAGAAGACGGCTGCCACTACACTGAGCGAGCTGGACCTGGCCAGAAGCAGTCCACCCGCGGGCCTGGGCAGGGAGCCCAAAGAGGAGCGAGGCGGCCAGGCCGAGAGCGCGGCCAGCG GTGCAGAGCAGACGGAGAAGGCCGATGCCCCCCGGGAGCCTGTGGAGCTCAAGCCGGACCCCACGAGTGGCATGGCTGCTGCTGAGGCCGAGGCTGCCTTGTCGGAGAGCTCAGAGCAAG AAATGGAGGTGGAGCCAGCCAGGAAGGGAGAAGAACGAGAGGAGGAGGGCGCCGTGCCCGCGGTGGTCAAGGAGGAGGGGCCGCCGCTGGAAAAGGGCGAGGCCCCCGAGGAGAGCGAGGAGTCGGCCAGCACGGACTCGGGCCAGGAGCTCGGCGCGGAGGCGCGGGGCCTGCGCTCGGGCACCTACGGCGACCGCACGGAGTCCAAGGCGTACGGCTCCGTCATCCACAAGTGCGAG GACTGTGGGAAGGAGTTCACGCACACGGGCAACTTCAAGCGGCACATCCGCATCCACACGGGCGAGAAGCCCTTCTCGTGCCGGGAGTGTAGCAAGGCCTTCTCCGACCCGGCCGCCTGCAAGGCCCACGAGAAGACCCACAG CCCGCTGAAGCCATACGGCTGCGAGGAGTGCGGCAAGAGCTACCGGCTCATCAGCCTGCTGAACCTGCACAAGAAGCGGCACTCGGGCGAGGCGCGCTACCGCTGCGAGGACTGTGGCAAGCTCTTCACCACGTCGGGCAACCTCAAGCGGCACCAGCTGGTGCACAGCGGCGAGAAGCCCTACCAGTGCGACTACTGCGGCCGCTCTTTCTCCGACCCCACGTCCAAGATGCGCCACCTGGAGACGCACGACACCGACAAGGAGCACAAGTGCCCTCACTGCGACAAGAAGTTCAACCAG GTGGGGAACCTGAAGGCCCACCTGAAGATCCACATCGCCGACGGGCCCCTCAAGTGCCGGGAGTGTGGGAAGCAGTTCACCACCTCAG GGAACCTGAAGCGGCACCTTCGGATTCACAGTGGTGAGAAGCCCTACGTGTGCGTCCACTGCCAGCGGCAGTTCGCTGACCCCGGCGCCCTGCAGCGGCACGTCCGCATCCACACGG GTGAGAAGCCATGCCAGTGCGTGATGTGCGGCAAAGCCTTCACCCAGGCCAGCTCCCTCATCGCCCACGTGCGCCAGCACACCGGGGAGAAGCCTTACGTCTGCGAGCGTTGCGGAAAGAG ATTTGTCCAGTCTAGCCAGCTGGCCAATCACATCCGCCACCATGACAACATCCGTCCTCACAAGTGCAGCGTGTGCAGCAAGGCCTTCGTGAACGTGGGGGACCTGTCCAAGCATATCATTATCCACACTG GAGAGAAGCCTTACCTGTGTGACAAGTGCGGTCGCGGCTTCAACCGGGTGGACAACCTTCGTTCCCATGTGAAGACTGTGCACCAGGGCAAGGCAGGCATCAAAATCCTGGAGCCAGAGGAGGGCGGTGAGGTCAGCGTGGTCACCGTCGATGACATGGTCACGCTGGCCACTGAGGCACTGGCGGCAACGGCCGTCACTCAGCTCACAG TGGTGCCAGTGGGGGCGGCGGTGACCGCAGATGAGACAGAAGTACTTAAAGCCGAGATCAGCAAAGCTGTGAAGCAAGTGCAGGAAGAAG ATCCCAACACTCACATCCTCTACGCCTGTGACTCCTGTGGAGATAAGTTCCTGGATGCCAACAGCCTGGCCCAGCACGTGCGGATCCACACGGCCCAGGCACTGGTCATGTTCCAGACGGATGCGGACTTCTACCAGCAGTACGGGCCAGGCAGCACGTGGCCGGCCGGGCAGGTGCTGCAGGCTGGGGAGCTAGTCTTCCGCCCTCGGGATGGGGCTGACGGGCAGCCGGCCCTGGCAGAGACACCTCCCACAGCCCCTGAATGTCCACCATCTGCTGAGTGA
- the ZBTB17 gene encoding zinc finger and BTB domain-containing protein 17 isoform X4: protein MAAMDFPQHSQHVLEQLNQQRQLGLLCDCTFVVDGVDFKAHKAVLAACSEYFKMLFVDQKDVVHLDISNAAGTPLGPGPSLWRAPCHVRPSFEQHLPAVGCARPPTQDSAMSLGQVLEFMYTAKLSLSSENVDDVLAVASFLQMQDIITACHALKSLAEPAASPGESMESSALEVGDKRAKEEKTAATTLSELDLARSSPPAGLGREPKEERGGQAESAASEMEVEPARKGEEREEEGAVPAVVKEEGPPLEKGEAPEESEESASTDSGQELGAEARGLRSGTYGDRTESKAYGSVIHKCEDCGKEFTHTGNFKRHIRIHTGEKPFSCRECSKAFSDPAACKAHEKTHSPLKPYGCEECGKSYRLISLLNLHKKRHSGEARYRCEDCGKLFTTSGNLKRHQLVHSGEKPYQCDYCGRSFSDPTSKMRHLETHDTDKEHKCPHCDKKFNQVGNLKAHLKIHIADGPLKCRECGKQFTTSGNLKRHLRIHSGEKPYVCVHCQRQFADPGALQRHVRIHTGEKPCQCVMCGKAFTQASSLIAHVRQHTGEKPYVCERCGKRFVQSSQLANHIRHHDNIRPHKCSVCSKAFVNVGDLSKHIIIHTGEKPYLCDKCGRGFNRVDNLRSHVKTVHQGKAGIKILEPEEGGEVSVVTVDDMVTLATEALAATAVTQLTVVPVGAAVTADETEVLKAEISKAVKQVQEEDPNTHILYACDSCGDKFLDANSLAQHVRIHTAQALVMFQTDADFYQQYGPGSTWPAGQVLQAGELVFRPRDGADGQPALAETPPTAPECPPSAE from the exons CCATGGATTTTCCCCAGCACAGCCAGCATGTCTTGGAGCAGCTGAACCAGCAGCGGCAACTGGGGCTTTTGTGTGACTGCACTTTTGTGGTGGATGGTGTTGACTTTAAGGCTCATAAAGCAGTGCTGGCGGCCTGCAGCGAGTACTTCAAGATGCTCTTCGTGGACCAGAAGGATGTGGTGCACCTGGACATCAGTAACGCGGCAGGTACCCCACTGGGTCCAGGGCCGAGCTTGTGGCGGGCCCCGTGCCACGTGAGGCCCTCCTTTGAGCAGCACCTTCCAGCTGTGGGGTGCGCCAGACCTCCCACACAAGACTCGGCCATGA GCCTGGGGCAGGTGCTGGAGTTTATGTACACGGCCaagctgagcctgagctctgagAACGTGGACGATGTGCTGGCTGTGGCCAGCTTCCTGCAGATGCAGGACATCATCACGGCCTGCCATGCCCTCAAGTCACTGGCTGAGCCGGCTGCCAGCCCTGGGGAGAGTATGGAGTCCTCGGCCTTGGAAG TGGGGGACAAGAGGGCCAAAGAAGAGAAGACGGCTGCCACTACACTGAGCGAGCTGGACCTGGCCAGAAGCAGTCCACCCGCGGGCCTGGGCAGGGAGCCCAAAGAGGAGCGAGGCGGCCAGGCCGAGAGCGCGGCCAGCG AAATGGAGGTGGAGCCAGCCAGGAAGGGAGAAGAACGAGAGGAGGAGGGCGCCGTGCCCGCGGTGGTCAAGGAGGAGGGGCCGCCGCTGGAAAAGGGCGAGGCCCCCGAGGAGAGCGAGGAGTCGGCCAGCACGGACTCGGGCCAGGAGCTCGGCGCGGAGGCGCGGGGCCTGCGCTCGGGCACCTACGGCGACCGCACGGAGTCCAAGGCGTACGGCTCCGTCATCCACAAGTGCGAG GACTGTGGGAAGGAGTTCACGCACACGGGCAACTTCAAGCGGCACATCCGCATCCACACGGGCGAGAAGCCCTTCTCGTGCCGGGAGTGTAGCAAGGCCTTCTCCGACCCGGCCGCCTGCAAGGCCCACGAGAAGACCCACAG CCCGCTGAAGCCATACGGCTGCGAGGAGTGCGGCAAGAGCTACCGGCTCATCAGCCTGCTGAACCTGCACAAGAAGCGGCACTCGGGCGAGGCGCGCTACCGCTGCGAGGACTGTGGCAAGCTCTTCACCACGTCGGGCAACCTCAAGCGGCACCAGCTGGTGCACAGCGGCGAGAAGCCCTACCAGTGCGACTACTGCGGCCGCTCTTTCTCCGACCCCACGTCCAAGATGCGCCACCTGGAGACGCACGACACCGACAAGGAGCACAAGTGCCCTCACTGCGACAAGAAGTTCAACCAG GTGGGGAACCTGAAGGCCCACCTGAAGATCCACATCGCCGACGGGCCCCTCAAGTGCCGGGAGTGTGGGAAGCAGTTCACCACCTCAG GGAACCTGAAGCGGCACCTTCGGATTCACAGTGGTGAGAAGCCCTACGTGTGCGTCCACTGCCAGCGGCAGTTCGCTGACCCCGGCGCCCTGCAGCGGCACGTCCGCATCCACACGG GTGAGAAGCCATGCCAGTGCGTGATGTGCGGCAAAGCCTTCACCCAGGCCAGCTCCCTCATCGCCCACGTGCGCCAGCACACCGGGGAGAAGCCTTACGTCTGCGAGCGTTGCGGAAAGAG ATTTGTCCAGTCTAGCCAGCTGGCCAATCACATCCGCCACCATGACAACATCCGTCCTCACAAGTGCAGCGTGTGCAGCAAGGCCTTCGTGAACGTGGGGGACCTGTCCAAGCATATCATTATCCACACTG GAGAGAAGCCTTACCTGTGTGACAAGTGCGGTCGCGGCTTCAACCGGGTGGACAACCTTCGTTCCCATGTGAAGACTGTGCACCAGGGCAAGGCAGGCATCAAAATCCTGGAGCCAGAGGAGGGCGGTGAGGTCAGCGTGGTCACCGTCGATGACATGGTCACGCTGGCCACTGAGGCACTGGCGGCAACGGCCGTCACTCAGCTCACAG TGGTGCCAGTGGGGGCGGCGGTGACCGCAGATGAGACAGAAGTACTTAAAGCCGAGATCAGCAAAGCTGTGAAGCAAGTGCAGGAAGAAG ATCCCAACACTCACATCCTCTACGCCTGTGACTCCTGTGGAGATAAGTTCCTGGATGCCAACAGCCTGGCCCAGCACGTGCGGATCCACACGGCCCAGGCACTGGTCATGTTCCAGACGGATGCGGACTTCTACCAGCAGTACGGGCCAGGCAGCACGTGGCCGGCCGGGCAGGTGCTGCAGGCTGGGGAGCTAGTCTTCCGCCCTCGGGATGGGGCTGACGGGCAGCCGGCCCTGGCAGAGACACCTCCCACAGCCCCTGAATGTCCACCATCTGCTGAGTGA
- the ZBTB17 gene encoding zinc finger and BTB domain-containing protein 17 isoform X3, which produces MAAMDFPQHSQHVLEQLNQQRQLGLLCDCTFVVDGVDFKAHKAVLAACSEYFKMLFVDQKDVVHLDISNAAGLGQVLEFMYTAKLSLSSENVDDVLAVASFLQMQDIITACHALKSLAEPAASPGESMESSALEVGDKRAKEEKTAATTLSELDLARSSPPAGLGREPKEERGGQAESAASGAEQTEKADAPREPVELKPDPTSGMAAAEAEAALSESSEQEMEVEPARKGEEREEEGAVPAVVKEEGPPLEKGEAPEESEESASTDSGQELGAEARGLRSGTYGDRTESKAYGSVIHKCEDCGKEFTHTGNFKRHIRIHTGEKPFSCRECSKAFSDPAACKAHEKTHSPLKPYGCEECGKSYRLISLLNLHKKRHSGEARYRCEDCGKLFTTSGNLKRHQLVHSGEKPYQCDYCGRSFSDPTSKMRHLETHDTDKEHKCPHCDKKFNQVGNLKAHLKIHIADGPLKCRECGKQFTTSGNLKRHLRIHSGEKPYVCVHCQRQFADPGALQRHVRIHTGEKPCQCVMCGKAFTQASSLIAHVRQHTGEKPYVCERCGKRFVQSSQLANHIRHHDNIRPHKCSVCSKAFVNVGDLSKHIIIHTGEKPYLCDKCGRGFNRVDNLRSHVKTVHQGKAGIKILEPEEGGEVSVVTVDDMVTLATEALAATAVTQLTVVPVGAAVTADETEVLKAEISKAVKQVQEEDPNTHILYACDSCGDKFLDANSLAQHVRIHTAQALVMFQTDADFYQQYGPGSTWPAGQVLQAGELVFRPRDGADGQPALAETPPTAPECPPSAE; this is translated from the exons CCATGGATTTTCCCCAGCACAGCCAGCATGTCTTGGAGCAGCTGAACCAGCAGCGGCAACTGGGGCTTTTGTGTGACTGCACTTTTGTGGTGGATGGTGTTGACTTTAAGGCTCATAAAGCAGTGCTGGCGGCCTGCAGCGAGTACTTCAAGATGCTCTTCGTGGACCAGAAGGATGTGGTGCACCTGGACATCAGTAACGCGGCAG GCCTGGGGCAGGTGCTGGAGTTTATGTACACGGCCaagctgagcctgagctctgagAACGTGGACGATGTGCTGGCTGTGGCCAGCTTCCTGCAGATGCAGGACATCATCACGGCCTGCCATGCCCTCAAGTCACTGGCTGAGCCGGCTGCCAGCCCTGGGGAGAGTATGGAGTCCTCGGCCTTGGAAG TGGGGGACAAGAGGGCCAAAGAAGAGAAGACGGCTGCCACTACACTGAGCGAGCTGGACCTGGCCAGAAGCAGTCCACCCGCGGGCCTGGGCAGGGAGCCCAAAGAGGAGCGAGGCGGCCAGGCCGAGAGCGCGGCCAGCG GTGCAGAGCAGACGGAGAAGGCCGATGCCCCCCGGGAGCCTGTGGAGCTCAAGCCGGACCCCACGAGTGGCATGGCTGCTGCTGAGGCCGAGGCTGCCTTGTCGGAGAGCTCAGAGCAAG AAATGGAGGTGGAGCCAGCCAGGAAGGGAGAAGAACGAGAGGAGGAGGGCGCCGTGCCCGCGGTGGTCAAGGAGGAGGGGCCGCCGCTGGAAAAGGGCGAGGCCCCCGAGGAGAGCGAGGAGTCGGCCAGCACGGACTCGGGCCAGGAGCTCGGCGCGGAGGCGCGGGGCCTGCGCTCGGGCACCTACGGCGACCGCACGGAGTCCAAGGCGTACGGCTCCGTCATCCACAAGTGCGAG GACTGTGGGAAGGAGTTCACGCACACGGGCAACTTCAAGCGGCACATCCGCATCCACACGGGCGAGAAGCCCTTCTCGTGCCGGGAGTGTAGCAAGGCCTTCTCCGACCCGGCCGCCTGCAAGGCCCACGAGAAGACCCACAG CCCGCTGAAGCCATACGGCTGCGAGGAGTGCGGCAAGAGCTACCGGCTCATCAGCCTGCTGAACCTGCACAAGAAGCGGCACTCGGGCGAGGCGCGCTACCGCTGCGAGGACTGTGGCAAGCTCTTCACCACGTCGGGCAACCTCAAGCGGCACCAGCTGGTGCACAGCGGCGAGAAGCCCTACCAGTGCGACTACTGCGGCCGCTCTTTCTCCGACCCCACGTCCAAGATGCGCCACCTGGAGACGCACGACACCGACAAGGAGCACAAGTGCCCTCACTGCGACAAGAAGTTCAACCAG GTGGGGAACCTGAAGGCCCACCTGAAGATCCACATCGCCGACGGGCCCCTCAAGTGCCGGGAGTGTGGGAAGCAGTTCACCACCTCAG GGAACCTGAAGCGGCACCTTCGGATTCACAGTGGTGAGAAGCCCTACGTGTGCGTCCACTGCCAGCGGCAGTTCGCTGACCCCGGCGCCCTGCAGCGGCACGTCCGCATCCACACGG GTGAGAAGCCATGCCAGTGCGTGATGTGCGGCAAAGCCTTCACCCAGGCCAGCTCCCTCATCGCCCACGTGCGCCAGCACACCGGGGAGAAGCCTTACGTCTGCGAGCGTTGCGGAAAGAG ATTTGTCCAGTCTAGCCAGCTGGCCAATCACATCCGCCACCATGACAACATCCGTCCTCACAAGTGCAGCGTGTGCAGCAAGGCCTTCGTGAACGTGGGGGACCTGTCCAAGCATATCATTATCCACACTG GAGAGAAGCCTTACCTGTGTGACAAGTGCGGTCGCGGCTTCAACCGGGTGGACAACCTTCGTTCCCATGTGAAGACTGTGCACCAGGGCAAGGCAGGCATCAAAATCCTGGAGCCAGAGGAGGGCGGTGAGGTCAGCGTGGTCACCGTCGATGACATGGTCACGCTGGCCACTGAGGCACTGGCGGCAACGGCCGTCACTCAGCTCACAG TGGTGCCAGTGGGGGCGGCGGTGACCGCAGATGAGACAGAAGTACTTAAAGCCGAGATCAGCAAAGCTGTGAAGCAAGTGCAGGAAGAAG ATCCCAACACTCACATCCTCTACGCCTGTGACTCCTGTGGAGATAAGTTCCTGGATGCCAACAGCCTGGCCCAGCACGTGCGGATCCACACGGCCCAGGCACTGGTCATGTTCCAGACGGATGCGGACTTCTACCAGCAGTACGGGCCAGGCAGCACGTGGCCGGCCGGGCAGGTGCTGCAGGCTGGGGAGCTAGTCTTCCGCCCTCGGGATGGGGCTGACGGGCAGCCGGCCCTGGCAGAGACACCTCCCACAGCCCCTGAATGTCCACCATCTGCTGAGTGA
- the ZBTB17 gene encoding zinc finger and BTB domain-containing protein 17 isoform X8, with protein MAAMDFPQHSQHVLEQLNQQRQLGLLCDCTFVVDGVDFKAHKAVLAACSEYFKMLFVDQKDVVHLDISNAAGTPLGPGPSLWRAPCHVRPSFEQHLPAVGCARPPTQDSAMSLGQVLEFMYTAKLSLSSENVDDVLAVASFLQMQDIITACHALKSLAEPAASPGESMESSALEVGDKRAKEEKTAATTLSELDLARSSPPAGLGREPKEERGGQAESAASGAEQTEKADAPREPVELKPDPTSGMAAAEAEAALSESSEQEMEVEPARKGEEREEEGAVPAVVKEEGPPLEKGEAPEESEESASTDSGQELGAEARGLRSGTYGDRTESKAYGSVIHKCEDCGKEFTHTGNFKRHIRIHTGEKPFSCRECSKAFSDPAACKAHEKTHSPLKPYGCEECGKSYRLISLLNLHKKRHSGEARYRCEDCGKLFTTSGNLKRHQLVHSGEKPYQCDYCGRSFSDPTSKMRHLETHDTDKEHKCPHCDKKFNQVGNLKAHLKIHIADGPLKCRECGKQFTTSGNLKRHLRIHSGEKPYVCVHCQRQFADPGALQRHVRIHTGEKPCQCVMCGKAFTQASSLIAHVRQHTGEKPYVCERCGKRFVQSSQLANHIRHHDNIRPHKCSVCSKAFVNVGDLSKHIIIHTGENLASPPRREALPV; from the exons CCATGGATTTTCCCCAGCACAGCCAGCATGTCTTGGAGCAGCTGAACCAGCAGCGGCAACTGGGGCTTTTGTGTGACTGCACTTTTGTGGTGGATGGTGTTGACTTTAAGGCTCATAAAGCAGTGCTGGCGGCCTGCAGCGAGTACTTCAAGATGCTCTTCGTGGACCAGAAGGATGTGGTGCACCTGGACATCAGTAACGCGGCAGGTACCCCACTGGGTCCAGGGCCGAGCTTGTGGCGGGCCCCGTGCCACGTGAGGCCCTCCTTTGAGCAGCACCTTCCAGCTGTGGGGTGCGCCAGACCTCCCACACAAGACTCGGCCATGA GCCTGGGGCAGGTGCTGGAGTTTATGTACACGGCCaagctgagcctgagctctgagAACGTGGACGATGTGCTGGCTGTGGCCAGCTTCCTGCAGATGCAGGACATCATCACGGCCTGCCATGCCCTCAAGTCACTGGCTGAGCCGGCTGCCAGCCCTGGGGAGAGTATGGAGTCCTCGGCCTTGGAAG TGGGGGACAAGAGGGCCAAAGAAGAGAAGACGGCTGCCACTACACTGAGCGAGCTGGACCTGGCCAGAAGCAGTCCACCCGCGGGCCTGGGCAGGGAGCCCAAAGAGGAGCGAGGCGGCCAGGCCGAGAGCGCGGCCAGCG GTGCAGAGCAGACGGAGAAGGCCGATGCCCCCCGGGAGCCTGTGGAGCTCAAGCCGGACCCCACGAGTGGCATGGCTGCTGCTGAGGCCGAGGCTGCCTTGTCGGAGAGCTCAGAGCAAG AAATGGAGGTGGAGCCAGCCAGGAAGGGAGAAGAACGAGAGGAGGAGGGCGCCGTGCCCGCGGTGGTCAAGGAGGAGGGGCCGCCGCTGGAAAAGGGCGAGGCCCCCGAGGAGAGCGAGGAGTCGGCCAGCACGGACTCGGGCCAGGAGCTCGGCGCGGAGGCGCGGGGCCTGCGCTCGGGCACCTACGGCGACCGCACGGAGTCCAAGGCGTACGGCTCCGTCATCCACAAGTGCGAG GACTGTGGGAAGGAGTTCACGCACACGGGCAACTTCAAGCGGCACATCCGCATCCACACGGGCGAGAAGCCCTTCTCGTGCCGGGAGTGTAGCAAGGCCTTCTCCGACCCGGCCGCCTGCAAGGCCCACGAGAAGACCCACAG CCCGCTGAAGCCATACGGCTGCGAGGAGTGCGGCAAGAGCTACCGGCTCATCAGCCTGCTGAACCTGCACAAGAAGCGGCACTCGGGCGAGGCGCGCTACCGCTGCGAGGACTGTGGCAAGCTCTTCACCACGTCGGGCAACCTCAAGCGGCACCAGCTGGTGCACAGCGGCGAGAAGCCCTACCAGTGCGACTACTGCGGCCGCTCTTTCTCCGACCCCACGTCCAAGATGCGCCACCTGGAGACGCACGACACCGACAAGGAGCACAAGTGCCCTCACTGCGACAAGAAGTTCAACCAG GTGGGGAACCTGAAGGCCCACCTGAAGATCCACATCGCCGACGGGCCCCTCAAGTGCCGGGAGTGTGGGAAGCAGTTCACCACCTCAG GGAACCTGAAGCGGCACCTTCGGATTCACAGTGGTGAGAAGCCCTACGTGTGCGTCCACTGCCAGCGGCAGTTCGCTGACCCCGGCGCCCTGCAGCGGCACGTCCGCATCCACACGG GTGAGAAGCCATGCCAGTGCGTGATGTGCGGCAAAGCCTTCACCCAGGCCAGCTCCCTCATCGCCCACGTGCGCCAGCACACCGGGGAGAAGCCTTACGTCTGCGAGCGTTGCGGAAAGAG ATTTGTCCAGTCTAGCCAGCTGGCCAATCACATCCGCCACCATGACAACATCCGTCCTCACAAGTGCAGCGTGTGCAGCAAGGCCTTCGTGAACGTGGGGGACCTGTCCAAGCATATCATTATCCACACTG GAGAGAACCTTGCCTCCCCCCCCAGGAGAGAAGCCTTACCTGTGTGA